From Heteronotia binoei isolate CCM8104 ecotype False Entrance Well chromosome 12, APGP_CSIRO_Hbin_v1, whole genome shotgun sequence, the proteins below share one genomic window:
- the NPC1L1 gene encoding NPC1-like intracellular cholesterol transporter 1, with protein sequence MYFNGVETAAPTHIHRAGYCAFYDTCGRNPEINSSILTPTVPCVSNTQARQVSGLHLALLKATCPMLYNGDNATFACCSIKQLGDLKFSLTMSQAILSRCPSCVENFINIYCQNTCSSNQSLFINITRVFNTTINNIQKQGVLAYECYYNQDFADKSFNSCKGVRLPSIGGYAIATMCGKYGATLCTTQRWLDFQGDSGNGLAPLEVSFKLMSDNSVVGSDIVPFNGTTWKCSEPVKGNGDRCSCPDCPDSCPHIPSPIPAPPPFKVGNMRGSLFVCLLLFCLLTLLFVSFLMWRCCSSAKKSKDQSLRMVSNRLACSQKFSRTIHNFLTRTFHCWGTLMASYPITVIVISTGVVVALSSGIVFIQLTTEPIELWSSPDSQARKEKDFYDENFGPFFRTNQVILTVKGHPNYTYDSLILGKKNFNGILSMDVLQQLLMLQSKLQNTEVWSEKHDKNISLQDVCYAPLNPQNPSLSDCCVNSLLQYFQNNLTRLEMTAKQTVKGQQGTVDWRDHFLYCINSPLSFQDITELKLSCMADYGAPVFPFLAVGGYPGEEYSESQALILTFSLNNYPSNDPHFDMVMLWEKRFLEIVQEFQQENAENYSIAYMAERSLEDEISRTTWEDFYIFAISYLVIFLYITLALGEYSSCKHLLVDSKITLGIGGILVVVGAVLSSLGFYSYLGLPSSLIIVEVVPFLVLAIGADNIFIFVLEYQQSEKQPGESREQHIGRVLGNVAPSMFLCSLSEAICFLLGALSEMPAIRTFALNSAVAILFDFLLQMTMFVALVSLDARRQKASHFDLCCCVGLEKRGPVKKHESLLRSFTRQFYVPVLLNSIIRMLVMVLFIFMFCMGIFLMFNINVGLDQELSVPEDSYMLQYFQYLNQYFMVGAPTYFVTTGGYNFSSYDGMNGVCSSTGCDNNSMTQKIQYATQFPKESFLAIPASSWVDDFIDWLNPMSSCCHMNTYGQFCASTDTNLSDCQNCMKWSLDTLRPDVEQFNQFLPWFLNDTPNLSCPKGGRGAYDTSVRIGPDGKILASRFMAYHTPLKNSEEYTAALKAARELSDNITASMRKVPGTDPNFRVFPYTITYVFYEQYLNIAIAGFVNLVFCLVPTFMVCYVLLGMDLRSGFINLLTIIMIVVDTVGAMALWGISYNAISLINLVTAVGISVEFVSHITRSFAISTKPTKLERAKEATINMGSAVFAGVAMTNLPGIVVLGFAKAQLIQLFFFRLNLIITVLGMLHGLIFLPVILSYFGPSVNQAWVQVQQQTESSLAMSNPAFEGKQSPNESVSPKHCQPLETGSDSRENHEKGLNSKNGSIWTATKMEKSACRTPSAPGTDSGKDAQCQVSTVEGNHISRTGQA encoded by the exons atgtatttcaatggagtggag ACTGCTGCTCCTACGCATATCCATCGTGCTGGATACTGTGCCTTCTATGACACGTGTGGCAGGAACCCTGAGATTAATAGTAGCATCCTTACCCCCACTGTGCCGTGTGTCTCCAACACACAAGCTCGACAGGTTTCCGGCTTACATCTCGCTCTCCTGAAGGCAACCTGCCCCATGCTATACAACGGGGACAATGCCACCTTTGCCTGCTGCTCCATTAAACAGCTGGGAGATTTGAAGTTCAGCCTCACCATGTCCCAAGCGATTCTGTCTCGATGCCCATCGTGTGTTGAGAACTTTATCAACATCTACTGCCAGAACACCTGCAGCTCAAATCAAAGCCTCTTCATCAATATCACGCGTGTCTTTAACACCACCATCAATAACATACAAAAGCAGGGCGTCTTGGCGTACGAGTGCTATTACAATCAGGATTTTGCTGACAAGTCCTTCAACTCTTGCAAGGGCGTCCGTCTGCCATCCATTGGTGGCTATGCGATCGCTACCATGTGTGGAAAATACGGGGCCACTTTGTGCACCACTCAACGGTGGCTGGATTTCCAGGGGGACTCAGGCAATGGGCTGGCTCCTTTAGAGGTCTCGTTCAAGTTGATGTCAGATAACTCTGTTGTTGGGAGTGATATTGTGCCGTTCAATGGAACTACTTGGAAGTGCAGTGAACCTGTGAAAGGGAATGGAGACAGATGTTCCTGCCCCGATTGCCCTGATTCTTGCCCTCACATCCCATCTCCTATCCCTGCACCTCCACCCTTTAAAGTAGGAAATATGCGTGGGTCCTTATTTGTGtgcttgcttctcttctgccttctCACACTGCTTTTTGTGTCCTTCCTGATGTGGCGATGTTGCTCCTCAGCTAAGAAATCAAAAGATCAGAGCCTCAGAATGGTGAGCAACAGGTTGGCCTGTTCTCAAAAGTTTAGCCGGACAATCCACAACTTCCTGACCAGAACTTTCCATTGCTGGGGCACGCTGATGGCCTCTTACCCTATCACAGTCATTGTCATTTCAACAGGGGTGGTGGTTGCACTCTCCAGTGGAATAGTCTTCATCCAACTTACCACAGAGCCCATAGAGTTGTGGTCGTCCCCTGACAGCCAGGCCAGAAAGGAGAAGGACTTCTATGATGAGAACTTTGGGCCTTTCTTCAGGACCAACCAGGTAATCCTGACAGTCAAAGGTCATCCCAACTACACCTATGATTCTCTCATCCTGGGCAAGAAGAACTTCAATGGGATTTTGTCAATGGATGTGTTACAGCAGTTGTTGATGTTACAGTCGAAGCTGCAAAACACTGAGGTCTGGTCTGAAAAGCATGACAAGAATATTTCCCTCCAAGATGTCTGCTATGCACCCCTGAACCCCCAGAATCCCAGCCTCTCTGACTGCTGTGTCAACAGCCTGTTGCAGTATTTCCAGAACAATCTCACTCGTCTGGAGATGACAGCTAAACAGACAGTAAAAGGACAGCAGGGCACAGTGGACTGGAGAGATCACTTCCTCTACTGCATCAA CTCACCACTCTCCTTCCAAGACATCACAGAGTTGAAGCTGAGTTGTATGGCAGACTACGGAGCTCCTGTGTTTCCCTTCCTGGCAGTAGGGGGTTATCCAG GAGAGGAATACTCTGAGTCTCAGGCACTTATCCTTACCTTTTCTTTGAACAACTACCCCAGCAACGACCCCCATTTTGACATGGTGATGTTGTGGGAGAAGCGATTCCTGGAAATTGTACAGGAATTCCAGCAGGAAAATGCTGAGAACTATTCCATTGCCTACATGGCTGAG CGCTCCCTGGAGGATGAAATCAGCCGCACCACCTGGGAAGACTTCTATATCTTTGCTATCAGTTACTTGGTGATTTTTTTGTATATCACGCTGGCCTTGGGCGAGTACTCCAGCTGCAAACATCTTCTG GTGGACTCCAAGATTACACTAGGCATTGGCGGGATCCTGGTAGTGGTTGGAGCTGTGCTGTCATCCTTGGGATTTTACTCTTATCTGGGGTTGCCCTCCTCCCTCATCATTGTTGAGGTTGTTCCCTTTCTGGTCTTGGCAATTGGCGCTGATAACATCTTCATCTTTGTGCTGGAGTACCAG CAATCTGAGAAGCAGCCGGGGGAGAGCAGGGAGCAACACATTGGGCGAGTGTTGGGGAATGTGGCTCCCAGTATGTTCCTTTGCAGTCTTTCTGAAGCCATCTGCTTCCTCTTGG GTGCTTTATCAGAGATGCCGGCAATTCGGACTTTCGCCCTCAATTCTGCTGTGGCTATCCTCTTTGACTTCCTGCTTCAGATGACCATGTTTGTGGCCCTGGTGTCTCTAGATGCCCGCAGGCAGAAG GCCTCACATTTTGACCTGTGCTGCTGTGTTGGCCTAGAGAAGCGGGGGCCAGTGAAAAAGCACGAAAGCCTCCTTCGCTCTTTCACAAGGCAGTTCTATGTGCCTGTCCTGCTTAACAGCATCATCCGCATGCTGGTG ATGGTGCTCTTCATCTTCATGTTCTGCATGGGGATCTTCCTGATGTTCAATATCAATGTGGGGCTGGATCAGGAGCTGTCTGTGCCAGAG GACTCGTACATGTTGCAGTACTTTCAGTACCTGAACCAGTATTTTATGGTTGGTGCTCCAACCTATTTTGTAACTACTGGGGGCTACAACTTCTCCTCTTATGATGGGATGAATGGTGTCTGTTCCAGCACAGGATGTGACAATAACTCCATGACCCAGAAGATCCAGTATGCCACACAGTTCCCCAAGGA GTCCTTCCTGGCCATTCCTGCCTCTTCATGGGTAGATGACTTCATAGACTGGCTGAATCCCATGTCCAGCTGTTGCCACATGAATACATATGGCCAGTTCTGTGCCTCTACAGACA CAAACCTGTCCGACTGCCAGAACTGCATGAAGTGGTCACTTGACACTCTCCGGCCTGATGTGGAACAATTCAACCAATTCCTGCCCTGGTTTCTCAATGACACCCCTAACCTCAGTTGTCCCAAAGG GGGCCGTGGTGCATATGACACATCAGTACGCATAGGGCCAGATGGAAAAATCCTGG CTTCCCGTTTCATGGCTTATCACACACCCCTCAAAAACTCAGAGGAGTACACAGCGGCACTGAAGGCTGCACGAGAGCTGTCAGACAACATCACAGCCAGCATGCGGAAAGTACCAGGAACAGATCCCAATTTCCGAGTCTTCCCATACAC GATCACCTATGTGTTTTATGAGCAGTACTTGAACATTGCCATAGCAGGCTTTGTCAACCTGGTCTTCTGCCTGGTGCCCACCTTTATGGTGTGCTATGTCCTGTTGGGTATGGACCTGCGTTCGGGCTTCATCAACTTGCTCACCATCATCATGATTGTGGTGGACACTGTGGGAGCCATGGCGTTGTGGGGGATCTCGTACAATGCCATCTCTCTAATCAACCTAGTCACG GCTGTGGGCATTTCAGTGGAGTTTGTATCCCATATCACCCGCTCTTTTGCCATCAGCACCAAGCCCACTAAGCTAGAAAGGGCCAAAGAGGCTACTATAAATATGGGCAGTGCG GTCTTTGCTGGCGTGGCAATGACCAACTTACCGGGCATCGTGGTCCTGGGCTTTGCCAAGGCGCAGCTGATCCAGCTTTTCTTCTTCCGCCTCAACCTCATCATCACTGTGTTGGGCATGCTGCATGGCCTCATTTTCCTGCCTGTCATCCTCAGCTACTTTG GGCCCAGTGTCAACCAGGCTTGGGTGCAGGTACAACAGCAGACAGAAAGCAGCCTGGCCATGAGCAATCCTGCTTTTGAAGGAAAACAGAGCCCAAATGAAAGTGTCTCTCCCAAACACTGCCAGCCTCTGGAAACAGGCTCAGATTCCAGGGAAAACCATGAAAAGGGTCTAAACAGCAAAAACGGAAGCATTTGGACAGCCACCAAAATGGAAAAGTCGGCTTGCAGAACACCCTCAGCACCAGGCACAGACTCTGGGAAAGATGCGCAGTGTCAAGTCTCCACTGTGGAAGGCAATCACATCAGCAGGACAGGGCAGGCCTAG
- the MRPS24 gene encoding small ribosomal subunit protein uS3m: MRYRVVPVKMAAPLWRPAWQGLQTFAGKPDRISWILCSRQGFQTTATCHKNRAARVRVGKGDKPVTYEEAHPPHFIAHRKGWLSQHTSHLDGENGAAERAMEDLFIRKFIYGTFHGCLANEIVLKRRANTLIICAIFLQKLPPSKFYFLIGYTEVLLSFLYKCPVKMEVQTVPKKVVYKYL, translated from the exons ATGCGCTATCGTGTGGTACCTGTCAAAATGGCGGCGCCCTTGTGGAGACCGGCGTGGCAGGGCTTACAG ACTTTTGCAGGAAAACCtgaccgtatttcctggattctTTGTTCAAGGCAGGGTTTCCAGACAACAGCTACCTGTCATAAG AACCGAGCAGCTCGGGTTCGTGTTGGAAAAGGGGATAAGCCTGTGACGTATGAGGAAGCCCATCCACCCCATTTTATTGCTCATCGCAAGGGGTGGCTCTCCCAACATACAA GTCATCTGGATGGCGAGAATGGAGCTGCTGAGCGCGCAATGGAGGATCTCTTCATTCGCAAGTTCATTTATGGCACCTTCCATGGCTGTCTTGCCAACGAAATTGTGCTAAAACGCCGTGCAAATACTTTGATAATCTGTGCCATCTTTCTGCAGAAGCTGCCGCCCTCTAAGTTCTATTTCCTGATTGGCTACACAGAGGTGCTTCTCTCCTTCCTGTACAAATGCCCTGTCAAGATGGAAGTGCAGACGGTCCCTAAAAAAGTTGTATATAAATATCTGTAG